In one Bradyrhizobium sp. 4 genomic region, the following are encoded:
- a CDS encoding pyridoxal phosphate-dependent aminotransferase encodes MSFLAAALDRVKPSATIAVTDKARALKAAGRNVIGLGAGEPDFDTPANIKLAAIHAIEAGKTKYTAVDGIPELKEAIIAKFQRENDVVYKANQIIVGTGGKQVLYNALMATINPGDEVIIPAPYWVSYPEMVALAGGEPVPVVCTAATGFKLQAEALERAITPKTKWVILCSPSNPTGAAYTRTELKALTDVLVKHPHVWVMTDDMYEHLVYDDFQFTTVAQVEPKLYDRTLTVNGVSKAYCMTGWRIGYAGGPAQLIKAMSTIQSQSTSNPSSIAQWAAVEALNGPQDFIPANNKVFKERRDLVVSMLNQAKGIECPRPEGAFYVYPSCAGTIGKTAPSGKVIDNDETFVTELLETEGVAVVQGSAFGLGPAFRISYATKTSDLEDACKRIQRFCGNLR; translated from the coding sequence ATGTCCTTCCTTGCCGCTGCGCTCGACCGTGTGAAGCCGTCCGCGACCATCGCGGTCACGGATAAAGCACGTGCGCTGAAAGCGGCGGGCCGCAACGTCATCGGCTTAGGTGCCGGCGAGCCCGACTTCGACACGCCCGCCAACATCAAGCTGGCCGCGATCCACGCCATCGAAGCGGGCAAGACCAAGTACACCGCGGTCGACGGCATTCCCGAGTTGAAGGAAGCCATCATCGCCAAGTTTCAGCGCGAGAACGACGTCGTCTACAAGGCGAACCAGATCATCGTCGGCACCGGCGGCAAGCAGGTGCTCTACAACGCGCTGATGGCAACCATCAATCCGGGCGACGAGGTGATCATCCCCGCGCCGTACTGGGTCAGCTATCCCGAGATGGTGGCGCTGGCCGGTGGCGAGCCGGTGCCGGTGGTCTGCACCGCCGCGACCGGCTTCAAGCTCCAGGCCGAGGCGCTCGAGCGCGCGATCACGCCGAAGACCAAATGGGTGATCCTGTGCTCGCCGTCGAATCCGACGGGAGCTGCCTACACCAGGACCGAGCTCAAGGCGCTCACCGACGTGCTGGTCAAGCATCCCCACGTCTGGGTGATGACCGACGACATGTATGAGCATCTCGTCTATGACGACTTCCAGTTCACCACGGTCGCGCAGGTCGAGCCGAAACTCTACGACCGCACGCTCACCGTGAACGGCGTGTCGAAGGCCTATTGCATGACCGGCTGGCGTATCGGCTATGCCGGCGGCCCGGCGCAGCTGATCAAGGCGATGTCGACGATCCAGTCGCAGTCGACCTCGAACCCGTCGTCGATTGCGCAATGGGCCGCGGTTGAGGCGCTGAACGGTCCGCAGGACTTCATCCCCGCCAACAACAAGGTCTTCAAGGAGCGCCGCGACCTCGTCGTCTCCATGCTCAACCAGGCCAAGGGCATCGAGTGTCCGCGTCCCGAGGGTGCCTTCTACGTCTATCCGTCCTGCGCCGGCACCATCGGCAAGACCGCGCCGTCGGGCAAGGTGATCGACAATGACGAGACGTTCGTGACCGAGCTGCTCGAGACCGAAGGCGTCGCCGTGGTGCAGGGTTCGGCCTTCGGCCTTGGACCCGCGTTCCGCATCTCCTACGCAACCAAGACCTCGGACCTCGAAGACGCCTGCAAGCGCATCCAGCGCTTCTGCGGCAATCTGCGCTGA
- a CDS encoding glutathione S-transferase family protein produces the protein MYKLYSMQRSGNSYKVRLALALLNLPYEAVEVDILRGESRTPDFLAKNPSGQVPLLEVGDDRYLAESNAILWYVAVGTPLAPENRIDRADALQWMFFEQHALEPNIGAAYFWLSLVRGGRDLQTHSLEDWMERGYGALQVMENHLKTNAYFAARQLTVADIALYGYTHLADRCDFDLSTFPAIRDWLKRVEAAPGFVAMDWRPADIEDPASIAAGA, from the coding sequence ATGTACAAGCTCTATTCGATGCAGCGCTCGGGCAACAGCTACAAGGTCCGCCTTGCGCTGGCGCTGCTGAACTTGCCTTACGAAGCGGTCGAGGTGGACATTCTGCGCGGCGAGAGCCGCACCCCGGATTTCCTGGCCAAGAACCCATCCGGTCAGGTGCCGCTGCTCGAGGTCGGCGACGATCGCTATCTCGCCGAGTCCAACGCCATTCTCTGGTACGTCGCCGTCGGCACGCCGCTCGCGCCGGAGAACCGCATCGATCGCGCCGACGCGCTGCAATGGATGTTCTTCGAGCAGCACGCGCTGGAGCCGAACATCGGCGCGGCCTATTTCTGGCTGTCGCTGGTAAGGGGCGGCCGCGACCTGCAGACTCATTCGCTGGAGGACTGGATGGAGCGCGGCTATGGCGCGCTCCAGGTAATGGAGAATCACCTCAAGACCAACGCCTATTTTGCGGCCCGGCAGCTCACGGTCGCCGACATCGCGCTGTACGGCTATACCCACCTCGCAGACCGCTGCGACTTCGACCTCTCGACCTTCCCGGCGATCCGGGACTGGCTGAAGCGCGTGGAAGCGGCGCCCGGCTTCGTCGCAATGGACTGGCGGCCGGCCGACATCGAGGATCCCGCCAGCATCGCCGCTGGCGCCTGA